In Littorina saxatilis isolate snail1 linkage group LG8, US_GU_Lsax_2.0, whole genome shotgun sequence, a single genomic region encodes these proteins:
- the LOC138973602 gene encoding uncharacterized protein: MKCFTHLSSFVLVFALACQQSSSICYIFQSKAFSERTAKGCNVRVQFEVTDACLQEQGHVRSLKVKESRGSRLYCVINYAKGACTQQTGCTCNHNSTRFALERRFRPWQSLHWKLSWELQNGDSAQKLVNISEPCSQASMPTEEPSTAATHSVSQQREQTATHTTEMPGNETEENVTPRVQVVLSSAEQLGVEPTSKFSEATEEEVTPSLTKKTNAVTRIPLVTSVMTMPWFGYALLSFIFGCILLSVVAMFAIILKRRGSSAPNNVEADAVVYRRAPRAYRPPRSSSLLAHGRCSSVPCLSVAIPPDGYLHAYSCLALDRHVLSEDLHLYSLPNSVCSSTSDEDDHVYSSPLLPRRAKSNEYISS, encoded by the exons ATGAAGTGCTTCACACATCTCTCCAGCTTTGTGCTTGTATTTGCACTTGCTTGTCAGCAATCATCCAGTATCT GTTACATATTTCAGAGTAAAGCATTCTCTGAAAGAACTGCCAAAGGTTGcaatgtcagagttcagtttgAGGTCACCGATGCGTGCCTTCAAGAGCAAGGTCATGTGCGAAGCCTCAAAGTCAAAGAGAGCAGAGGGTCCAGACTGTATTGCGTAATTAATTACGCTAAAGGGGCGTGTACACAACAGACAGGATGCACGTGTAATCACAACTCAACCAGGTTCGCCCTGGAGAGGAGGTTTAGACCTTGGCAATCCCTGCACTGGAAATTGTCTTGGGAACTTCAAAATGGCGACAGCGCACAGAAGTTGGTTAACATCAGTGAACCCT GTTCTCAGGCGAGCATGCCAACAGAAGAACCCAGTACTGCAGCGACACATTCAG TTTCGCAGCAACGTGAACAAAcggcaacacacacaacagagatGCCGGGTAACGAAACCGAAGAAAACG TGACCCCACGTGTTCAAGTCGTGTTGTCATCGGCTGAACAATTGGGTGTAGAGCCCACCTCCAAATTCTCAGAAGCTACCGAGGAAG AAGTAACACCAAGTCTGACAAAAAAGACAAACGCCGTCACCCGTATACCTTTGGTGACATCAGTCATGACAATGCCATGGTTTGGATATGCGCTGCTCAGTTTCATATTTGGCTGCATCCTCCTTTCCGTCGTTGCCATGTTTGCCATTATTCTCAAGAGGAGAG GTAGTTCAGCCCCGAACAACGTGGAAGCCGATGCCGTTGTGTACAGACGGGCCCCACGTGCATACCGGCCTCCTCGCAGCAGTTCTTTG CTAGCTCATGGAAGATGTTCCAGCGTACCGTGCCTGTCTGTTGCGATCCCACCAGACGGGTATCTTCACGCTTACTCTTGCCTCGCTTTGGATCGTCACGTCCTGTCAGAAGATCTGCATTTGTATTCACTCCCCAATTCAGTCTGCAGCTCTACATCCGACGAAGACGACCATGTGTACTCTTCCCCTCTGCTTCCTCGTCGGGCAAAGTCCAATGAATATATATCTTCGTGA
- the LOC138972328 gene encoding uncharacterized protein has protein sequence MYLTLTNDILLILSSSLDKALHDPTSKKPRNQEIRSNLWTRFGLAALGSVVCVLLVVITILVCVICKRRGGFRLVNAVGQHHDVVVFEPEQPPSNSGDRSEGSVNSNTYADIGIGGLSAAHANVSTVTPYASSDVRRFAYSCPSLDLDIPDAPSPPPPPPFFNASDVNYASETRRQRRVFSVLKPGSSEGYLQAYSALERDHRVMSDAYTRPCAFPRLT, from the exons ATGTATTTAACTCTTACAAATGACATACTTTTAATATTGTCTTCATCTTTAGATAAAGCACTACATGACCCCACTTCCAAAAAACCAAGAAACCAAG AAATACGATCCAACTTGTGGACACGGTTTGGGCTTGCAGCCTTGGGATCAGTCGTGTGTGTTCTTCTCGTCGTTATCACTATCCTCGTGTGTGTGATATGTAAGAGAAGAG GCGGGTTTCGCCTTGTAAACGCCGTGGGTCAGCATCACGACGTTGTGGTTTTCGAGCCAGAGCAGCCACCATCCAACTCTGGCGACAGATCTGAGGGCAGTGTAAACAGCAACACCTATGCAGACATCGGTATCGGTGGGTTG TCAGCAGCTCACGCGAACGTGTCGACCGTCACGCCCTATGCGTCGTCGGATGTCCGTCGCTTCGCCTACTCCTGCCCCTCCCTGGACCTGGACATCCCGGATGCTCCAagccctcctcctcctcctcccttctTCAATGCGTCAGATGTAAACTACGCTTCTGAGACCAGAAGGCAGCGAAGGGTATTTTCTGTGCTCAAGCCTGGCTCGTCTGAGGGTTATCTTCAAGCTTATTCAGCCCTTGAAAGGGATCATCGTGTGATGTCTGATGCCTACACTCGTCCTTGCGCCTTTCCTCGCTTGACATAG